Proteins from a genomic interval of Rosa chinensis cultivar Old Blush chromosome 2, RchiOBHm-V2, whole genome shotgun sequence:
- the LOC112189997 gene encoding uncharacterized protein LOC112189997, whose product MLLRSSSSPILNSWLPHSKDSGLGSSSSPEPEMVPQIPRTCAISLRSPLSVSRKTNQHLITLTRARSDADLGGSHQRRPPFANTLNGFEEIGEEAGYGGGGVRRTMSLGLAEVEGCEMGTRENIGLLSGLVGGGDGGGKICGGNGGGSDGGGESDRGSATAETHYRNMIEADPGNPLLLSNYAKFLKEVVGNLEKAEEYCGRAILVNPNDGNVLSMYADLVWQIHKDAARAETYFDQAVKASPDDCYVQASYAHFLWDSEEDEDEEEEKEVKEEGSNRAPAHKLIHGVPPSPPPLAAAA is encoded by the exons ATGCTTCTACGAAGCTCATCGTCGCCGATACTAAACTCATGGCTCCCCCACTCCAAAGACTCGGGTCTCGGGTCGTCCTCCTCGCCCGAGCCCGAAATGGTGCCCCAAATCCCCCGAACCTGCGCCATTTCCCTCAGGTCTCCTCTTTCCGTATCTCGTAAAACAAACCAACACCTGATCACTCTCACGCGCGCCCGCTCCGACGCCGATCTCGGCGGCAGCCACCAGCGGAGGCCGCCGTTCGCGAACACGTTGAACGGGTTCGAGGAGATAGGAGAGGAGGCTGGTTACGGCGGAGGAGGAGTGAGGAGGACGATGTCGTTGGGATTGGCGGAGGTGGAGGGGTGTGAGATGGGGACGAGAGAGAATATCGGGTTGTTGAGCGGTTTGGTTGGGGGTGGGGACGGCGGAGGCAAGATCTGCGGCGGTAATGGCGGCGGATCGGACGGTGGTGGCGAATCGGATCGGGGAAGCGCGACCGCCGAGACGCATTATCGGAATATGATCGAGGCTGATCCCGGCAATCCTCTGCTTCTTAGCAACTATGCTAAGTTTCTCAAAGAG GTTGTTGGGAATTTAGAGAAAGCAGAAGAGTACTGTGGGAGAGCAATCTTGGTTAACCCAAACGATGGAAATGTTTTATCCATGTATGCGGATTTGGTATGGCAAATTCACAAGGATGCTGCGAGAGCCGAGACTTATTTTGATCAAGCTGTTAAAGCTTCACCTGATGATTG TTATGTTCAAGCATCATATGCTCATTTCCTTTGGGATTCTGAGGAAGAcgaagatgaggaggaggagaaggaggtgaaAGAAGAAGGCAGCAACCGAGCACCAGCACACAAGTTGATTCACGGAGTTCCCCCTTCCCCGCCTCCATTAGCTGCTGCTGCCTAG